In Flagellatimonas centrodinii, a single window of DNA contains:
- a CDS encoding crotonase/enoyl-CoA hydratase family protein, with product MTYNTLDYAVQDGILTLTLNRPEQMNAFTVEMANELVAAFTRASDDDAVRAIIVTGSGKAFCAGMDLSVPGNVFGLDESQQPTLDDMHARLDDPAIHAGVRDTGGRVTLAIYNCKKPVIAAINGAAVGIGATMTLAMDVRLASEKARIGFVFGKIGIVPEACSSWFLPRIVGISQALEWVYGADILSAEDAKAGGLVKAVVAPDQLLAEATALARKFVANRSPVAVALARQMMYRNAAQPHPIEAHRIDSLAMFYTSIGDGKEGVRSFLEKRDPAYAGRASTDMPAFYDEWAK from the coding sequence ATGACCTACAACACGCTCGACTATGCCGTTCAGGACGGCATTCTGACCCTCACGCTCAACCGTCCCGAGCAGATGAACGCTTTCACCGTGGAGATGGCCAACGAGCTGGTGGCTGCCTTCACTCGTGCCAGCGACGACGACGCGGTGCGGGCCATCATCGTCACCGGCAGTGGCAAGGCCTTCTGCGCCGGGATGGACCTTTCCGTGCCCGGCAACGTGTTCGGACTCGATGAATCGCAGCAGCCGACGCTGGATGACATGCACGCGCGGCTGGACGATCCCGCCATCCATGCCGGGGTGCGCGACACCGGCGGTCGCGTCACCTTGGCGATCTACAACTGCAAGAAGCCGGTGATTGCGGCCATCAATGGTGCGGCGGTAGGCATCGGTGCCACCATGACGCTCGCCATGGATGTGCGGCTGGCGTCGGAGAAAGCCCGCATCGGGTTCGTCTTCGGCAAGATCGGCATCGTCCCCGAGGCGTGCTCCAGCTGGTTCCTGCCCCGCATCGTCGGCATCTCCCAGGCGTTGGAATGGGTCTATGGCGCAGATATTCTCAGCGCGGAAGATGCTAAGGCGGGCGGTTTGGTGAAGGCCGTGGTGGCCCCCGACCAGCTGCTGGCGGAGGCGACCGCGCTGGCCCGCAAGTTCGTCGCCAACCGGTCACCGGTGGCCGTCGCCCTGGCACGTCAGATGATGTACCGCAACGCCGCGCAACCGCATCCGATCGAAGCCCACCGGATCGATTCGCTGGCGATGTTCTACACCAGCATCGGCGACGGCAAGGAAGGGGTGCGGTCGTTTCTGGAAAAGCGCGATCCGGCCTACGCCGGCCGCGCCTCGACCGATATGCCAGCTTTCTATGATGAATGGGCCAAATAG
- a CDS encoding enoyl-CoA hydratase/isomerase family protein: MSIRIERLDDGVTHLWLGPAGGAPALDLAAAEALRNAVQELARDPDSRVILLGSEGKLFCVGGDIHAMHEAGAGPDRERLLSAIIDAVHEAVVGLRALPQPVIALVNGAAAGAGFSLAMSADIVLAADNSRFVPGYPGLATTSDGGLSHFLPQRVGAMRAFDLLLARDHISAAEAQSLGLVLEVAAAADLVSTGRAYAARLARHPVQVLQGFKHLLNGADAGALKAQLDREREIFLRNAGTPLFASRLAAFLQRGRA; encoded by the coding sequence ATGAGTATCCGTATCGAACGGCTGGACGACGGCGTCACCCATCTCTGGCTGGGGCCGGCCGGTGGCGCCCCGGCGCTGGATCTGGCGGCTGCCGAGGCCTTGCGCAATGCCGTGCAGGAGCTTGCCCGCGACCCCGACAGCCGCGTCATTCTGCTTGGGTCCGAAGGCAAGCTGTTCTGCGTCGGTGGTGATATTCACGCCATGCACGAGGCTGGCGCCGGCCCCGACCGCGAGCGCCTGTTGTCCGCCATCATCGATGCCGTTCACGAGGCGGTCGTTGGCCTGCGGGCGCTGCCACAGCCGGTCATTGCGTTGGTCAACGGTGCCGCCGCCGGCGCCGGGTTTTCGCTGGCGATGAGCGCCGACATCGTGCTGGCGGCCGACAACAGCCGCTTCGTCCCAGGCTACCCGGGCCTCGCCACCACCTCCGACGGTGGCCTCAGTCACTTCCTGCCGCAGCGCGTCGGCGCCATGCGGGCCTTCGACCTGCTGCTCGCCCGCGATCACATCAGCGCCGCCGAAGCGCAGTCGCTTGGTTTGGTGCTGGAGGTCGCTGCCGCTGCCGATCTGGTGTCTACCGGACGCGCCTACGCTGCGCGCCTGGCGCGCCATCCGGTGCAGGTCCTGCAGGGCTTCAAGCACCTGCTCAACGGCGCCGATGCCGGTGCCCTGAAAGCCCAGCTCGATCGCGAACGCGAGATCTTCCTGCGCAATGCCGGCACGCCATTGTTTGCCAGCCGGCTGGCCGCCTTCCTGCAGCGGGGCCGGGCGTGA
- a CDS encoding TonB-dependent receptor: MHNRLPLWGGLIAAACSTNAFAQDPASPDATDARAASAGQIEEIVVTAQRREERLQDVPMALSAFSSDQIESRGLENLSDLNAIAPGLQISQTPSNTTISQISIRGVTQINPAIYWDPAVGVYVDGVYIGKSQGSIFNVVDLERIEVLRGPQGTLYGRNTLAGAINLVTRAPSGSFSGSASLEVGNYNAVVQRVSVDLPQIGNARISLAARSERRDGWVDTDRLSSRQDLNNRQNDGLRLAVDYDLSDSLLAEYRFDQSNVDQSNNFTQLYRIDIPFLQPFASTERQEQASVNAPSFEQARILGHSLTLTQDFNNGYQLKSITGYRKLEWNDSLDLDGSPLDVVVTQRFTDYDQLSQDLQFLGSFDTWNFVAGLYYFGDDGATDNPQSFFALDPMNAAYFDSRYATKTDAWSVYGQVDVRPLDPLTLTAGLRYTHEEKQLERAFGLRQNPLDPFFYIIPEGTSAEDTFSATTPMFSATWRFSDDVNVYARYAEGFKSGGFNGEFSQPPSGDPVEDIPALIALNIAETQTPFKPEQSQTFELGIKTQLADGRAQINAAVFHNKIDDLQTSIFLGSGAAATVIRNAGKATIQGLELETAFVLFPGTTLRANMALLDPEYDEYIDGGVDVADNRAFVHAPDYSYNVALDSELLRRSWGTLRAIVDYAYTDDFYTYTYQLDGSNPGAQVADNSQVKGHGLLNLRLAIVDAPLGSLGVGELALWARNALDEDEATNFIDFGPGFGNLTIANFVEPRTFGISGVIRW, encoded by the coding sequence ATGCACAACCGACTTCCCCTGTGGGGCGGCCTCATCGCCGCTGCCTGCAGCACCAATGCCTTTGCCCAGGACCCCGCCAGCCCAGACGCGACCGATGCCCGCGCCGCGTCAGCGGGACAGATCGAAGAGATCGTGGTGACCGCCCAGCGCCGCGAAGAGCGGCTGCAGGATGTGCCGATGGCACTGTCGGCGTTTTCCAGTGACCAGATCGAGTCCCGCGGGCTGGAAAACCTCAGCGACCTCAACGCCATCGCCCCCGGCCTGCAGATCAGCCAGACACCGTCGAACACCACCATCTCACAAATCTCGATCCGCGGCGTGACGCAGATCAACCCGGCCATCTACTGGGACCCGGCGGTGGGCGTGTATGTGGATGGCGTCTACATCGGCAAGTCGCAGGGCTCCATCTTCAACGTCGTTGACCTGGAGCGCATCGAAGTGCTGCGCGGCCCGCAGGGCACCCTGTATGGTCGCAACACCCTGGCCGGCGCCATCAATCTGGTGACCCGCGCCCCGTCCGGCAGCTTCAGCGGCAGTGCCAGCCTTGAGGTCGGCAACTACAACGCCGTGGTGCAGCGGGTGTCGGTGGACCTGCCGCAGATCGGCAACGCCCGCATCTCGTTGGCCGCCCGCAGTGAGCGCCGCGACGGCTGGGTAGACACCGACCGTCTCAGTTCGCGGCAGGACCTCAACAATCGCCAGAACGACGGCCTGCGGTTGGCCGTCGACTATGACCTCAGTGATAGCCTTCTCGCGGAGTACCGTTTCGACCAGTCCAACGTCGACCAGTCCAACAACTTCACCCAGCTCTACCGCATCGACATTCCCTTCCTGCAGCCTTTCGCCTCGACCGAGCGGCAGGAGCAGGCCAGCGTCAACGCGCCGTCGTTCGAGCAGGCTCGCATCCTTGGCCATTCACTGACGCTGACGCAGGACTTCAACAACGGCTATCAACTGAAGTCGATCACGGGCTATCGCAAGCTGGAGTGGAATGACTCGCTCGACCTCGACGGCTCGCCGCTGGATGTGGTGGTTACCCAGCGCTTTACCGACTACGACCAGTTGTCGCAGGACCTGCAGTTCCTCGGTAGTTTCGATACCTGGAACTTCGTCGCCGGCCTCTATTACTTCGGCGATGACGGCGCGACCGACAACCCGCAAAGCTTCTTCGCGCTGGACCCGATGAACGCGGCCTACTTCGACTCGCGCTACGCCACCAAGACCGATGCCTGGTCGGTGTATGGCCAGGTGGACGTCCGCCCGCTGGACCCGCTGACGCTCACCGCGGGCCTGCGCTACACCCACGAGGAAAAGCAGCTGGAGCGGGCCTTCGGCTTGAGGCAGAACCCGCTGGACCCGTTCTTCTACATCATTCCCGAAGGCACCTCGGCCGAGGACACCTTCTCCGCCACCACGCCAATGTTCTCCGCCACCTGGCGCTTCAGCGATGATGTGAACGTGTATGCCCGCTACGCCGAAGGCTTCAAGAGCGGCGGCTTCAACGGCGAGTTCAGCCAGCCGCCGAGTGGCGACCCGGTGGAGGACATCCCGGCGCTGATCGCCCTCAACATTGCCGAGACGCAGACGCCGTTCAAGCCCGAGCAGTCGCAGACGTTTGAACTGGGCATCAAGACCCAACTCGCCGATGGCCGCGCGCAGATCAACGCCGCCGTGTTCCACAACAAGATCGACGATCTGCAGACCTCCATCTTCCTCGGCAGTGGTGCTGCCGCCACGGTGATCCGCAATGCCGGCAAGGCCACCATCCAAGGTCTGGAACTGGAAACCGCCTTTGTGCTGTTCCCCGGCACGACCCTGCGCGCCAACATGGCGCTGCTTGACCCCGAGTACGACGAGTACATCGACGGCGGGGTGGATGTCGCCGACAACCGCGCCTTCGTCCACGCGCCGGACTACAGCTACAACGTCGCCCTCGACAGCGAGCTGCTGCGCCGCAGCTGGGGAACGCTGCGGGCCATCGTCGACTACGCCTACACCGATGACTTCTACACCTACACCTACCAGCTGGACGGCAGCAATCCTGGCGCCCAGGTGGCCGACAACAGCCAGGTGAAAGGTCATGGTCTGCTCAACCTGCGGCTGGCAATTGTCGATGCGCCGTTGGGCAGCCTCGGCGTGGGTGAACTCGCACTGTGGGCCCGCAATGCGCTGGACGAGGATGAAGCCACCAATTTCATCGACTTCGGCCCTGGCTTCGGCAACCTCACCATTGCCAACTTCGTCGAACCTCGGACGTTCGGCATCAGCGGCGTTATCCGCTGGTAG
- a CDS encoding alpha/beta fold hydrolase: protein MPASARTTIEPTLHTVASGDVTLALYAWGKVRKGQAPIILVHGYPDSARVWHATAEILAVNHRVYAYDVRGAGHSSRPTKTADYTLDHLMADLDAVIDAVSPDQPVHLVGHDWGSIQCWEGVTSPTQQSRIATYTSISGPSLDHAGDWLRRRLRRPRQWSQLARQFGHSWYAMLFQLPGLAPAVWRYGLDRRWPGIVSRLEGIEPDASPTQGEDGRWGIELYRANFPARLARPRPRPTDVPVQLIVPTRDPFMVQEIWDDLPHWVPNLTRREIDAGHWLPLTEPAFLADCIDTFILTQPEPVQTPVGRRKSRRKETVA, encoded by the coding sequence ATGCCCGCGAGCGCCCGCACCACCATCGAACCCACGCTGCACACGGTTGCCTCTGGCGACGTCACCCTGGCGCTGTACGCCTGGGGAAAGGTCCGCAAGGGCCAGGCGCCGATCATCCTCGTGCACGGCTACCCGGACTCGGCACGGGTGTGGCACGCCACCGCCGAGATCCTCGCCGTCAACCATCGGGTGTATGCCTACGATGTCCGCGGCGCTGGCCATTCCAGCCGGCCGACGAAAACCGCCGACTACACGCTCGACCACCTGATGGCCGATCTGGATGCGGTGATCGACGCCGTCAGCCCCGATCAGCCGGTCCACCTGGTGGGCCACGACTGGGGCTCGATCCAGTGCTGGGAAGGCGTGACGTCACCGACCCAGCAATCCCGGATCGCCACCTACACCAGTATCTCCGGTCCATCACTGGACCATGCGGGTGACTGGCTGCGCCGACGGCTGCGGCGGCCCCGCCAATGGTCACAGCTGGCGCGGCAGTTCGGGCACTCGTGGTACGCCATGTTGTTTCAGCTGCCCGGGCTGGCGCCGGCCGTCTGGCGATACGGCCTGGACCGACGTTGGCCCGGAATCGTGTCGCGCCTGGAGGGGATCGAGCCCGACGCCAGTCCGACCCAGGGCGAGGACGGCCGTTGGGGCATAGAGCTGTACCGCGCCAATTTTCCGGCACGACTGGCGCGGCCCCGGCCGCGGCCGACCGATGTCCCGGTGCAACTGATCGTGCCGACCCGAGACCCCTTCATGGTGCAAGAGATCTGGGATGACCTGCCGCACTGGGTGCCCAATCTGACTCGCCGTGAAATCGACGCCGGCCATTGGTTGCCGCTGACCGAACCGGCGTTTCTGGCCGACTGCATCGATACCTTCATCCTCACCCAGCCGGAGCCGGTGCAGACCCCCGTCGGACGTCGAAAGTCCCGTCGCAAGGAGACCGTTGCATGA
- a CDS encoding SDR family NAD(P)-dependent oxidoreductase has protein sequence MSRLAGKVAIITGGARGMGAATVELFVREGAKVVIADLLEAEGQALADRLGDNAHFLRHDVTDQASWQQVLATAQSRFGGIDVLVNNAGVLLFQTLQTTDKAAFERVLSINVTGAFLGMQVVGGALLAQGRGSIVNISSVDGMKAANGLGAYCASKWALRGLTKVAAMEYGHRGVRVNSVHPGGVDTAMGNPYGETREDVNKRYQMVPMQRVGDPMEVARTSLFLASDESSYLCGAEITVDGGMVCGQYYVGFPGAPGVD, from the coding sequence ATGTCCCGTCTTGCCGGCAAGGTTGCCATCATCACTGGAGGCGCCCGCGGCATGGGGGCCGCCACCGTCGAACTGTTTGTGCGCGAGGGCGCCAAAGTGGTCATCGCCGACCTGCTGGAAGCCGAAGGTCAGGCGCTCGCCGACCGCCTGGGTGACAACGCTCACTTTCTGCGTCACGACGTTACCGACCAGGCAAGCTGGCAGCAGGTACTCGCGACGGCGCAATCCCGTTTCGGTGGTATCGACGTGCTGGTGAACAACGCCGGGGTGTTGCTGTTCCAGACGCTGCAGACCACCGACAAGGCAGCCTTCGAGCGGGTTCTGAGCATCAATGTGACCGGTGCGTTTCTCGGTATGCAGGTGGTGGGCGGAGCGCTGCTGGCGCAGGGGCGCGGATCGATCGTCAACATCTCGTCGGTGGACGGCATGAAGGCGGCCAATGGTCTCGGCGCCTACTGCGCCAGCAAATGGGCGCTGCGCGGGCTCACCAAGGTAGCGGCCATGGAGTACGGCCACCGCGGAGTGCGTGTGAATTCGGTGCACCCGGGCGGGGTGGATACCGCCATGGGAAACCCCTACGGCGAGACACGCGAAGACGTCAACAAGCGCTACCAGATGGTGCCGATGCAGCGGGTCGGCGACCCGATGGAAGTAGCACGCACCTCGCTGTTCCTCGCCAGCGACGAGTCCAGCTATCTCTGCGGTGCCGAGATCACGGTCGACGGCGGCATGGTCTGCGGTCAGTACTACGTCGGGTTTCCCGGCGCGCCGGGGGTGGATTGA
- a CDS encoding class I SAM-dependent methyltransferase encodes MSRSERVSPTAYATGHFWVRHGLSDARLSTPQGRLLDGGFSAFTQLTQRLGGGSLEALMLARHAGIDARLDHAIETDGISQVVELAAGLSGRGLRYRQRHGERLTYIETDLPHMATLKADLLEQDGPLPAHHQVRPVDALADTGPRSLAAIADTLDPERGLVIITEGLMNYLPPAAADRAWALIAQTLGRFRAGVYLSDVYLLGHNRSLAMAAFGLMLSSFVRGRLHLHLHSTEHAKNRLTGLGFAEVTVWSPRDLPGAEAHAARAGGDRVRVLEARNARPQAPRKRATSRRTRAR; translated from the coding sequence ATGTCCCGATCTGAACGCGTCAGCCCCACCGCCTATGCCACTGGCCACTTTTGGGTGCGCCACGGCCTCTCCGATGCCCGCCTGTCGACCCCGCAAGGCAGGCTGCTCGATGGCGGCTTCAGTGCCTTCACCCAGCTCACCCAACGTCTCGGCGGCGGTTCGCTGGAAGCCCTGATGCTGGCCCGCCATGCCGGCATCGACGCCCGCCTCGACCACGCTATCGAGACAGACGGCATCTCACAGGTGGTAGAGCTGGCAGCAGGTCTGTCCGGCCGCGGCCTGCGCTATCGGCAGCGCCACGGCGAGCGGCTGACCTATATCGAAACCGACCTGCCGCACATGGCCACGCTGAAGGCCGACCTGCTGGAACAGGACGGGCCGTTGCCCGCCCATCACCAGGTGCGCCCGGTGGACGCGCTTGCCGACACTGGACCGCGTTCACTGGCGGCCATAGCCGATACCCTCGATCCCGAGCGCGGTCTGGTGATCATTACCGAGGGTTTGATGAATTACCTGCCGCCGGCCGCGGCAGACCGGGCCTGGGCCCTGATCGCGCAGACGCTGGGCCGCTTCCGTGCGGGGGTGTATCTCTCGGATGTCTATCTGCTGGGCCACAACCGCAGCCTGGCCATGGCCGCTTTCGGCTTGATGCTGAGCAGCTTCGTGCGCGGGCGTCTGCATCTGCACCTGCACTCGACCGAACATGCCAAAAACCGGCTCACGGGCCTCGGCTTCGCCGAGGTCACCGTGTGGTCACCACGAGACTTACCGGGCGCGGAAGCCCACGCGGCACGTGCCGGTGGCGACCGGGTTCGGGTGCTGGAGGCGCGCAACGCGAGGCCGCAGGCACCTCGAAAACGCGCTACTTCTCGACGAACGCGCGCTCGATGA
- a CDS encoding NADH:flavin oxidoreductase, translating into MTVSTQDAFAPWQLGPLALRNRFIKSATNEGMAKGGVPSKALVEHHRSMAAGGAALTTVAYCAVTADGRTFEDQVLMDGASQPHLRVLTEAVHREGGAASAQLTHGGAFTFLPQLATKYPLSASGGFNPPGLMVGRWRKTEMNRTDMDAVAEAFVAAARRARSAGFDAVELHMGHGYLLSQFLAPAYNRRRDDYGGDAARRARFPVEVLSRVLEAVGRDLAVVCKLSVTEGHKRGASIEDVQETARRLEAAGAHLLVLSGGMNVEAPWAIFGSNMPASAVTDSIDNPLMRVAVRLSRLWEPKVAFRELYLHEHSRQIREAVQMPLAYLGGAKSLAGVRQVMADGFDAVVMGRALIHAPDLVNQFRDGRTTVSGCTACNQCVTSMYTAAGTHCVLGPAPDVGLNQVPAAL; encoded by the coding sequence GTGACGGTGTCGACTCAGGACGCCTTCGCGCCCTGGCAACTGGGGCCGCTGGCCCTGCGCAACCGCTTCATCAAATCGGCTACCAACGAGGGCATGGCCAAGGGCGGCGTGCCCTCGAAGGCATTGGTTGAACACCATCGCAGCATGGCCGCCGGCGGCGCCGCGCTGACCACGGTCGCCTACTGTGCGGTGACCGCCGATGGCCGCACCTTCGAAGACCAGGTGTTGATGGACGGCGCCAGCCAGCCGCACCTGCGCGTGCTCACCGAAGCCGTGCACCGTGAAGGGGGCGCCGCCAGTGCCCAGTTGACCCACGGCGGCGCCTTCACCTTTCTGCCGCAGTTGGCGACGAAATATCCGCTGAGTGCCTCCGGCGGCTTCAACCCGCCGGGCCTGATGGTGGGCCGCTGGCGCAAGACGGAGATGAACCGGACCGACATGGACGCGGTGGCCGAAGCCTTCGTCGCCGCCGCCCGTCGCGCCCGATCGGCCGGCTTCGACGCGGTCGAACTGCACATGGGACATGGCTACCTGCTCAGCCAGTTTCTGGCGCCGGCCTATAACCGTCGTCGCGACGACTATGGTGGCGATGCCGCCCGCCGTGCCCGCTTCCCTGTCGAAGTGCTGTCGCGAGTGCTGGAGGCGGTCGGCCGAGATCTTGCCGTCGTCTGCAAGCTCAGCGTTACCGAAGGTCACAAACGTGGCGCCTCGATTGAAGACGTGCAGGAAACCGCACGTCGGCTCGAAGCCGCAGGTGCCCATCTGTTGGTGCTGTCCGGCGGCATGAACGTCGAAGCGCCATGGGCGATTTTCGGCAGCAACATGCCGGCCAGCGCCGTCACCGACAGCATCGACAATCCGCTGATGCGGGTGGCGGTAAGGCTATCGCGCCTGTGGGAACCGAAGGTCGCGTTCCGCGAGCTCTACCTGCATGAACACTCGCGCCAGATCCGCGAGGCGGTGCAAATGCCCCTAGCCTATCTCGGTGGCGCCAAGTCATTGGCGGGCGTGCGACAGGTGATGGCAGACGGTTTCGATGCGGTGGTGATGGGTCGCGCGCTGATCCACGCGCCCGACCTGGTCAACCAGTTCCGCGATGGCCGCACCACCGTGTCCGGCTGCACTGCCTGCAACCAGTGCGTCACCAGCATGTATACCGCCGCCGGAACACACTGTGTGTTGGGACCGGCGCCGGATGTGGGGTTGAATCAGGTGCCGGCGGCGCTGTGA
- a CDS encoding ferredoxin--NADP reductase, which yields MAAIGTERILSVHHWNDSLFSFRTTRDPGLRFENGQFVMIGLEVGGKKLMRAYSIASANHEEHLEFFSIKVPDGPLTSLLQNVRPGQEILVSRKPTGTLLLHDLKPGKRLFLFSTGTGLAPFLSLVKEPEMYERFEQVILVHGVRRISELAYEEYLSRTLPEDELFGPLLQGKLRYYPTVTREPYRNRGRLTDLITEGKLFRDLDIEPLDPATDRAMICGSPSMLADTAGLLDARGFEISPHIGQPGDYVIERAFVEK from the coding sequence ATGGCGGCCATCGGTACCGAGCGCATCCTCAGTGTTCATCACTGGAACGACTCCCTGTTCAGCTTCCGCACGACCCGCGACCCCGGGTTGCGGTTTGAAAATGGTCAGTTCGTCATGATCGGGCTGGAAGTGGGCGGCAAGAAGTTGATGCGTGCCTACAGCATCGCCAGTGCCAATCACGAGGAGCATCTGGAATTCTTCAGCATCAAGGTGCCGGACGGCCCGCTCACCTCACTGTTGCAGAACGTGCGGCCGGGGCAGGAGATTCTGGTCAGTCGCAAGCCCACCGGCACCCTGCTGCTGCATGACCTCAAGCCGGGCAAGCGGCTGTTCCTGTTCAGCACCGGCACCGGCCTTGCGCCGTTTCTCAGCCTGGTGAAGGAGCCCGAGATGTACGAGCGCTTCGAGCAGGTGATTCTGGTGCATGGCGTTCGCCGCATCAGCGAGCTGGCCTATGAGGAATACCTCAGCCGCACTCTGCCGGAGGACGAACTGTTCGGGCCACTGCTGCAGGGCAAGTTGCGCTACTACCCGACCGTCACCCGCGAGCCCTACCGCAACCGCGGCCGGCTGACCGACCTCATCACTGAGGGCAAGTTGTTCCGCGACCTCGACATCGAGCCGCTGGACCCGGCCACCGACCGCGCCATGATCTGCGGCAGCCCCAGCATGCTGGCCGACACGGCGGGCCTGCTGGATGCACGAGGGTTCGAGATCTCCCCACATATCGGGCAGCCGGGTGACTACGTCATCGAGCGCGCGTTCGTCGAGAAGTAG
- a CDS encoding metal-dependent hydrolase: MSRQTRNLPPLVPRKVAFDWSKTPLEWIPGQPFASHFVNEINLLLPAGEFWFCRVYNQALPLVTDPKLRDDVRAFMRQESMHARAHASAIEDYLHARGIETRTNTEQEDRLFEILLADQPFGRKLPKWAERRWLVFRLGVIAAVEHMTCVLGNYILHNESWEAAGADPTLLDLLRWHGAEEVEHRCVAFDLYRHLGGGYPSRYYLAAIAMPAVFGLWVHGAAHLMKQDPRFARHKPSVFRPWIWREWFRNSREGWLPSPLWIALRELPFFSPWYDPETEGSTEEALAYLERSPGALAAAA; encoded by the coding sequence ATGAGCCGACAGACCCGTAACCTGCCGCCGCTGGTGCCGCGCAAGGTGGCCTTCGACTGGTCGAAGACGCCGCTGGAATGGATTCCCGGCCAGCCCTTCGCCAGCCATTTCGTCAACGAGATCAACCTGCTGTTGCCCGCCGGCGAGTTCTGGTTCTGCCGCGTCTACAACCAGGCGCTGCCATTGGTCACCGATCCCAAACTGCGGGACGACGTGCGCGCGTTCATGCGTCAGGAGTCCATGCATGCCCGCGCCCATGCCAGCGCCATCGAGGATTACTTGCACGCCCGCGGCATCGAAACGCGAACCAACACCGAGCAGGAGGACCGACTGTTCGAAATCCTGCTCGCCGATCAGCCATTCGGGCGCAAACTGCCGAAATGGGCGGAGCGTCGCTGGCTGGTGTTCCGGCTCGGGGTGATTGCCGCGGTCGAGCACATGACCTGCGTGCTGGGCAACTACATCCTGCACAACGAAAGCTGGGAGGCAGCCGGCGCTGATCCCACCCTGCTCGACCTGCTGCGCTGGCACGGTGCCGAAGAAGTCGAGCACCGCTGCGTCGCCTTTGATCTGTATCGACACCTCGGTGGCGGCTATCCCTCGCGCTACTACCTCGCGGCCATCGCCATGCCGGCGGTCTTCGGCCTGTGGGTACATGGTGCCGCCCACCTGATGAAGCAGGATCCGCGCTTTGCCCGCCACAAGCCCAGCGTGTTCCGGCCCTGGATCTGGCGCGAATGGTTCCGCAACAGCCGCGAAGGTTGGCTGCCCTCTCCGCTGTGGATCGCGCTGCGTGAGCTCCCCTTCTTCAGTCCCTGGTATGACCCCGAGACCGAAGGCTCCACCGAGGAAGCGCTGGCCTACCTGGAACGCTCGCCCGGGGCGCTCGCCGCCGCCGCCTGA
- a CDS encoding SDR family NAD(P)-dependent oxidoreductase — protein sequence MTPTALITGAASGLGLETARGLAALGATVVMSDRNIAGGEAACAALAAEYPQARLTFRPLDLGSLAAIAEQAAAWRAEWPVIDLLVANAGLLPPLQRAETADGFELKFGVNVLGHFALMADLWPSLSASAAPRVVWTSSLVHRRATIDFDDLQATRAYAPQRAYNQAKLACLMLAMEGHRRSRSSCPKLVSVAAHPGIARTGIGNSRVGQPRRSLADHLTDVAFWIAMRVFGQTADAGARCLLQAAVGADVRGGDFWGPDGIGEMGGAPTRVPLSPSAEDAARCARLWQLCEQLTHRSLL from the coding sequence ATGACCCCCACCGCCCTCATCACCGGCGCCGCCAGCGGCCTCGGCCTGGAAACCGCGCGGGGGCTTGCGGCGCTGGGGGCCACCGTCGTGATGAGCGATCGCAATATCGCCGGCGGTGAAGCGGCCTGCGCCGCGCTGGCCGCCGAGTATCCGCAAGCCCGGCTGACGTTTCGCCCGCTCGACCTCGGTTCGCTGGCCGCCATTGCCGAACAGGCGGCCGCCTGGCGTGCCGAATGGCCGGTGATCGATCTGCTGGTGGCCAATGCCGGGCTGTTGCCGCCGCTGCAGCGGGCGGAGACGGCCGATGGCTTCGAGCTGAAGTTCGGCGTCAATGTCCTCGGCCATTTCGCGCTGATGGCGGACCTGTGGCCGTCGCTGTCGGCCAGCGCAGCGCCCCGTGTGGTGTGGACCTCCAGCCTGGTCCACCGGCGTGCGACCATCGACTTCGACGACCTGCAGGCCACCCGCGCTTATGCGCCGCAACGTGCCTACAACCAGGCCAAGCTGGCCTGCCTGATGCTGGCGATGGAAGGTCACCGCCGCAGCCGCTCAAGCTGCCCGAAGCTGGTGTCGGTGGCGGCGCATCCGGGCATTGCCCGGACCGGTATCGGCAACAGCCGCGTCGGACAACCGCGGCGCAGTCTTGCCGACCATCTCACCGACGTCGCCTTCTGGATCGCCATGCGGGTGTTCGGACAGACCGCTGATGCCGGTGCCCGCTGCCTGCTGCAGGCGGCCGTGGGGGCGGATGTCCGCGGTGGCGATTTCTGGGGCCCCGACGGCATCGGCGAGATGGGCGGTGCGCCGACCCGGGTGCCGCTGTCGCCATCCGCCGAAGATGCCGCCCGCTGTGCACGGCTGTGGCAGCTCTGCGAGCAACTCACACACCGTTCACTGCTCTGA